From the Porphyrobacter sp. CACIAM 03H1 genome, the window CTGAACGCGGCGGGCGCGAAGGTCAGTTTCGTGGAACTGTCGGCACCGCACGGCCATGACAGCTTCCTGCTCGAACACGACCAGCTCGACCGGGTGGTGAAGGGGTTCGTGGAATGAGCGGGCTGGCGCAGGGCTACCGGCTGGAGACCGATCCGTCGCGCTTCGACCGGGCGCTGATGCACGAGGTGCTGGCGAACAGCTACTGGGCGCAGGGCCTCACCCGCGAACGGATGGACCGTGCTGTCGATCATTCGCTGTGCGTCGCCGCCTTCCACGGCGCGGCGCAGGTCGGCTTCGCCCGCGCGGTCAGCGACCGGGCGCATTTCGCCTGGATCGCCGACGTATTCGTGATCCCGGAGCATGGCGGCAGGGGTCTTGCCCGGGCGATGGTCGGCCACCTCCACGATCACCCGGAACTCGCCGGGGTGCGGCG encodes:
- a CDS encoding GNAT family N-acetyltransferase; this encodes MSGLAQGYRLETDPSRFDRALMHEVLANSYWAQGLTRERMDRAVDHSLCVAAFHGAAQVGFARAVSDRAHFAWIADVFVIPEHGGRGLARAMVGHLHDHPELAGVRRFLLVTRDADGVYEKLGYGVPDDLSWFRQYRPESGWR